In the genome of Achromobacter sp. MFA1 R4, the window CGTAAAAGAGTTCTATGTCTGGGCGCCCAGGCTGATGGATATGGGCATCAATCTGCTCGTCGCCCTGTTGATACTGGGCATCGGCTGGTGGGTGTCGTCGCTGCTGGGCGGCTGGGTCCGCCGGGCCGCCACGCGGTCCCCCAAGATCGATCCCACCATCGTGCCCATGTTCGCCACGACGGTGATCTGGGCGGTGCGCATCTTCACCGTGATCGCCGTGCTGGCGCGGTTCGGGGTGCAGACGGCGAGCCTGATCGCGGTGCTGGGCGCAGCCGGCCTTGCCGTCGGCCTGGCGTTGCAGGGCACGCTGCAGAACATCGCCGCCGGCATCATGCTGCTGATCCTGCGTCCCATCCGGGCGGGTGAATACATCGCGCTCAGCTCGGGCGCCGATGGCACGGTCGAGGAAGTGGGCCTGTTCCTGACCCGCCTGATCCAGGGCGATGGCATCCATCTCACGCTGCCCAACAGCACGGTGTGGAACGCCACCATCACCAACTACAGCCGCAACAAGACGCGGCGCCTGGACATCCCCGTGCCGGTCCGCTATGGCGACGACCTGGACGCGGTGGTCAAGAAGCTGCAACAAATCGTGGATGCGCGTCCCGATGCCTTGAAGGATCCGGCGCCGCAGGTGAAGGTATTCGATTACAAGGAAAACGGCGTCACGGTGAACGTGCGCGTGTGGGCCGAGTCGAGCAAGTACTGGGACCTGCGCTGGGACCTGTACCAGGAGATCCGCCGCTCGCTCGAAGAGGCCGGTTTCCAGGCGCCGATTCCGCTGCGCGAGATCCAGAATCCCAAGGCCGGCGCGGCCGCAAGCTGATCGCGGCGTCATCGCGATGGCCACGAAAATGGGCGCTACGGCGCCCATTTTCTTGCGTCTTCGCCGCGCGGCGTGCGCGCCGCGAAGCCTGCCGGCAATCCGGCAATCAGGCCGGCGTGGCCAGCCGGGCCAGTTCCGATTTGATCCAGCCCGCGATCTCGCGCTGTCGCTGCGCGGGCATGCGGTCGATGATGGCGGTGACGCTGACCGCCAGCAGCGGTGCGCCATGCGCGTCCAGCAGCGCGCAGCCCACGCCCAGCGCGCCGCGCACCGCGTGGTTGCCCACCACGGAATAGCCGCGCGCGCGGGTGTTTTCAATCAGGCGGAACATCTCCTGCGGCGTCATGCCGCCGTATTCGTCCAGCCTGCCCGAGTTGCGCTCGACGATGCCGCGCGCCAGGTCGTCGGGCAGCGCGGCCAGCAACGCCATGCCGCCCGAGCCCACGCCCAGCGGCTGGCGCTTGCCGGCGTAGGTGGCGAGGATTTGCACGGGATAGCTGCCGATCTCGCGATGCAGGCTGATCGAATCGTCCTCGTCGCGCACCACCAGGAACACGGCGTCCCCGGTGCGGTCGGCCAGGCGGCGCAGCACGGGCAGGAGCTGCCGCACGCGCGGATCGCGCGAACGCGTGTCCGGATCGACGGCAAGCTGGGCGCGATATTTCTTGGTGCCCGCCACCGGCAGCACCAGGCCCGCATCGAGCAGGGCGGCCAGCAGGCGGTAGATGGTCGGACGCTGTATGCCCGTCAGGCGGGCAATGTCCGTCACGCTCAGGCCGTCCGGCCCCTGGTCTCGCAGGGCGGCCAGAACCGCCAGACCGCGCCGCAACGTGCGTGGGCCCGCGGCCGCGGTGTCGCTGTCTTGCATGCAAATCTCTGAAAACTAAGGGTTATCAAGGAACGGACAAGGGAAAACCATCGTCCGTAGGGTGGACTCTACCTTGATGCAAACCGCGTGTATAGCGCAGAATGCGTCCATCCAATAATTCAAATCGTCCATTTAATGGACAGTACCTGCACGGAGACTCTATGACTACAGGTCAAAAGCCTGGCCTGCGGCGTATCGCCGCCACCCTTCTGGCCACCGCCGCAAGCGCATTTGCAATGGGTTCCGCCCACGCAGCCTATCCCGACAAGCCCGTCCGTATCGTGGTCGGTTTCTCGGCTGGCGGCACCACGGACGTGATCGCCCGCATCATGGCCAAGGAACTCACCGAGACCCTGGGCCAATCTTTCGTGGTCGAGAACAAGCCGGGCGCCGGCAGCAACATCGCCACCGATTACGTCCAGCGCGCCGCGCCCGACGGCTACACGCTGCTGTTCGTGGCCGTCACCAGCGCGATCAACCAGACGCTGTACAAGAACGTTTCGTTCGACCTGACCAAGGACTTCGCGCCTGTCGCCCTGGGCGCCAAGGTGCCGAACATCCTGGTCGTCAATCCCCAGGTTCCCGTCAAGTCCGTGAAGGAACTGGTGGACTACGCCAAGAAGAACCCGGGCAAGCTGGCTTTCGCCTCGTCGGGCAGCGGCACCTCCATCCACATGGCGGGCGAGCTGTTCAAGATGAAGGCGGGCATCGACGTGCTGCACGTGCCCTACAAGGGCAGCGCCCCGGCCATGACCGACCTGATCGGCGGCCAGGTGCAGTTCATGTTCGACAACATGCCGTCCGCATGGCCGCATGCCCAATCGGGCAAGCTGCGCGCCCTGGCTGTGACCACCAAGGAACGCTCCACGAGCGCGCCTGACCTGCCCACGATGCAGGAATCGGGCTTTGAGGGCTTCGACGTGTCCTCCTGGTTCGGCCTGCTGGCTCCCGCCGGCACGCCCCCGGAAGTGATCACCAAGCTCAACGCCGCCATGCAGAAGGCGCTGGACAATCCTGCCGTCAAGACCAGCTATGAAAAGCTGGGCGCCGTGGGCGTGAAGACGACGCCGGCCGAATTCGGCCAGTTCATCAAGTCGGAAGTCGATGGCTGGGCCCCCGTGGTCAAGGCCTCGGGCGCCAAGGTGGACTGATACACGCCGCTGCCGGGTGAAACACCGGCGGCACGGTTTAGTACAAAGGGACGGGCATATTTGCCTGTCCCTTTTTATTTGTGCGCCGGCCGCTCCTGGCTTGCTATTTCTTATTTCTTCTTGGCCGCGTTCAGCATCGCCGTGCAGACGCCGCGCATCATGTCCACTTCGTCGCGCGTCAGCGACAGCCGGGAATACAGGTGCCGCATGCGCGGCATCAGCTTTTTGGGGTGGGCCGGATCCAGGAATTGCACCCCGACCAGCGCTTCTTCCCAGTGCGCGAGAAACGCCTGGACCGCCTCGCTGGAGGCCGGCGCCGCTCCGCGCGCGGGTTCCTGCGCGGTGGACCTGGGCAGCAATTCGGCCCCGGCATCCGCCAGCAGCGCATAACGCACCTCCCAGGCGGCCAATTGCAGCGCCTGGGCGACGTTCAGCGAGCTGTACTCGGGGTTGGCGGGGATATGGCAGATGCGGTGGCACAGCGCGATCTGGGCGTTCGTGAGCCCCGCGCGCTCGGTGCCCAGCACCACCGCGGCCACGCCTTCGGCAGTGCCGGCCAGGTGCTCGCAGGCCAGGTCGGCCGCCTGGCGGATGTCGCAGGGCGGAGGACCCAGGTCCCGGACTCGCGCGGTCAGCGCGAAGGCCAGGGTGACCGGCGCCAGCGCTTCTTCCAGCGTCGGGTAGATCCGGGCGTTCTCCAGCACGTCCAGCGCGCCGCTGGCCAGCGCCACCGCCTCCGGCTGGGTTGTTACATCCGCGAATTTGGGCTCCACCAGGACCAGTTCCGAGAAGCCCATCGTCTTGATCGCGCGGGCCGCGGAACCGACGTTTCCGGGGTGGCTGGGGTTCACCATTACGAAGCGAACACGTGAAAATGCTTGAGTCATTTAAAATGGCACGTTTGGCTTCGTGCCTTCCTGGTTTTTTGGGTCGATTTCCCCGTGGGGGCGACGGCGCGCCGGGGGGCGGCAAGCGGCCTACCATCAAGCCAACTCATCGCATACGTACGGAATTTTATGCACCCGATGCTCAATATCGCCATCAAGGCGGCCCGGCGTGCCGGCACCATTATCAACCGTGCCAGCATGGATTTGGAACGACTCAGCGTGGCACGCAAGGGGCCGCGCGATTATGTCACGGAAGTCGATCGCGCCGCCGAGGAGTCCATCGTCGAAACGCTGCATGCCGCCTATCCGGACCATGCCGTGCTGGGCGAGGAATTCGGACTGCAGGGTCCCGACCAGGCCGAATTCCAGTGGATCATCGATCCGCTGGACGGCACCACGAACTTCATCCACGGCCTGCCCAACTACGCCGTGTCGATCGCGCTGACGCAGCGGGGACAGGTCACGCAGGCCGTCATTTACGACCCCTCGCGCAACGAACTCTTCACCGCCAGCCGCGGCAGCGGCACCTTCCTGAACGACCGCCGCGTGCGCGTCTCGGGCCGCACCCGCTACCATGACGCGCTGCTGGGTGCCCACTGGCCCAACGCCGGCGATCCCGAAACCGGCTCGCAGCGTTTCCGCCAGATGGCCGAAGGCGCCACCGGCGTGCGCCGCCTGGGCTCCACCGTGCTGGACCTGGCCTACGTGGCCACCGGCCGCCTCGACGGCTTCTGCGGCGTGGGCCTCAAGCCCTGGGATCTGGCGGCGGGCAGCCTGATGGTCCTGGAAGCCGGCGGCCTGGTTGCCGACTTCGACGGCGAGCAAGGCTGGATGGACAGCGGCAACGTGCTGGCCGCCAGCCCGAAGATCTTTACGCAGATGCTCGCCACGCTGAATCCGCCGTCCGCGGCCTGATCGGCGCCACGCAATGCAAGAACCGGCCGCGAGGCCGGTTTTTTTTTGATAGTGGCAGTTGCCCTCAGGCGCCGCCGCCCTGCGCGATCAGTTTCCCATCCGGCAGCACCATCCAGGCGCGCACGCCCAGCGCGCGCACGAGCGTCTCGATGCGCGCCAGCGGCATGTTCGAGAATGCGGTGGACAGCGCATCGGCCGCGGTCGCCGTGGATGCCATGACCGACACGCTTCGATAGCGCGGGCTCGCGCGGCCGCTGTGCGGGTCGAAGAGATGCGAATGGCGTCCCGCGGCGTCCAGCGGCGTGCCGTAGCCGCCGGACGTGGCCAGCGCCTGGTTGCTGACCGGCACCTGCGCCAGGATCCGGTCCGGCGACAGGGGGTCCGCCAGGCCGACCCGCCAACCCTCGGCACGGGCCGACGCGTCCAGGCCGCGAATTTCGCCCAGGTCGACCAGCGCCCGCTCCAGGCCGGCGCTGCGCAGCAGGTCCGTCACGCGGTCGGTGATGTAGCCCTGCGCAATGCCGTTGAGCGTCAAGGCCATGCCGGGCCGCAGCCGGATGCGCTGCGGATCGACGTCGATGTTCCGGTACGACACATGCGCCAGCGCGCGCGCCACGTCGGCCGGCGCGGGGCCGTCTGGCGATGCGCCGGGCTGTGCGAAGTGGTCGGCGTACACGCGCCACAGCGGTTGCACGGACGGGTCGAAGAGTCCGTCCGTGACCTCGGCGTAGTGCCGGCTTTCGCTCAGGAGCCGCACCAGATCGGCGGGCGGGGCGGCCAGGAACCCCTGGCGGTTCAGGATGGACAGCGCGCTGTCCTCGCGGTACAGGCTGAACACGCCCTCGAGCCGGCGCAGCTCTCGCAGCGCCCGGTCGATGAGCTGTTCGGCGGCCCGGCGGTCCGGATGGTACAGGCGCAGTTCCGCGTCCGCGCCCAGCGCCACGCCCTGCCAGCGCGTGGGCGCGATGGCGGCGTGCGCGCGGCGCAGCAGGGAAGGGGCGAGCGCCAGCACGGAGGACGCGGCGACGATGCCGATGAAGCGGCGGCGGTTGGGATGGGTCATGGCGTTATCGATCGGAAGATGGGAAAGGCGCAATGGGCGCGGCGAAGGCCGATGGCCCTACTGCGCGAAAACGTAGTCCTCGGGCACGTCGGCAAAGCGCACGACGCGGCCGCCGTGGGTCTGGGCAAAGGCCTGCGCCTGGGCCGGGTCCGAGAACGGCATGGCGTCTTCGGCGCCCATGCCGCCGACGAAGCTCGAACCGATCACGTAGAAGGCCAGACGCGCCTCCACCCAGACCCGCAGATCGGCGGCGCCGTCGGGGCCCGCGGCAGCCATGTCGTTGACGTAGATGGCGGCCAGTCCCTTGGGTTCTTCCGGCAGCAGCGTGTAGGCGAACACCTGCTTGATGGACGAGAACCACACGGGCGCGGCGCGTCCCTTCACGAATATCTGGCCTTTGGGCCCGGCGTGGTCCTGCAGCGTCATGCCGCAGTAATGGCCAACGGCGTCGGCGCTGACGGCCTGCGGCGCGGGCGGCGGCGCGGCGGTGTCCTCGCCGCCGCAGGCCGATAGCGCCACCGCCAGGACCAGCAGGCTTGCCAAGCGTTGCGGGGTCATAGCTGTTTCCTCCGGAAGCAGACGGCCGCCAGCCCGAAGGGCACCGCGATCCACAGCAATTGCGCCGCCACCAGCAGCGGCAGCGGCAACTGGGCCTGGTCGCTGACGCCGGCCATGCCCGAGTACATCGATATGTTCTCGAACCCGGTCAGGTTCAGCAGCCGGTACACGTCGGACGGATTGGCGAGCAGCAACGCATTGAGCAGGCCCGGCGTCACATGCCGCCCCTGGTCGGCGGCCAGCACGCCCAAGAGGCCCATGTCGTAGATGACGACGAAGAACAGCCACACGCCCAGCGCGATGCCCGCCGCGGTGGCGCGCTCGCGCACCAGCGTGCTGATGAGGTAGCCCATCGCCAAGAAGCTTGCGCCCAGCAGCACGCTGGCGCCGATCAGCATGGCGAAGGGCCGCCAGGCGCCGGCGTCCATGCCGCCATAGACCCATTGCAGCGCCAGGCCGGCCGACCCGTAGCCCGCGCCGGTGGCGATCGCCAGGATGGCCAGGTGTCCGATGAACTTGCCCATGATCACCTGCCCGCGCGACACGGGGTAGCTGAGCAGGAGCGCCATGGTGCCGCGGTCGACCTCGCCGACGATGGCGTCGTACGCCAGCAGCATCGCAATGAGCGGCACCAGGAAAATGGACAGGCTGGACAGGCTGACCACCGTGACGGTCAGCGGGTCGACCTTGACCGCGCCCGTGGGCGCGCTGCCCAACAAGCCCAGCGCCAGGGCCAGCGCGGCCAGCAGCAGCGACGTGGCCAGCACCCAGCGGTTGCGCAGGCCGTCGCGGATTTCCTTGCCGATGATGGTGCTTACCGCGTTCATGCGTCCTCCCGTTCAAGCAGGTGGGCGTAGATGTCATCCAGGCCGGGCACCTGGATGTCCAGGTCGCGGATGGGCGAGGCGATGGCCCCGATGCTGCGGATGGCGTCCACCTTGTCCGCCTCGTGGCACAGCAGTTCGTAGCGGCCGGGTTCGACCGGCCGCCACGCGGGGGAGGGGGCGGCAGCGCCCGGTTGGCAGAGCGACACGCTGATGCGGATGGGCAGGCCGGTATCCCGCCGCAGCGCCGACATGGCGCCGTCGGCGATCTTCACGCCGGCCTTCATGACCACGATGCGGTCGGCGTGGCCGGCCAGTTCCGACAGAGCGTGGGTGCTGAGCAGGATGGTCGCGCCGCTGGCGCGCAGCTCGTGCACGATTTCATAGAACGTCAGCCGCGACGCGGGGTCCAGGCCCGTCGTGGGCTCGTCGAATAAGAGGATGCGGGGTTCTCCCAGCAGCGCCTGCGCCAGCGCCAGCCGCTGGCGCATGCCCTTGGAGTACCCGCCGACCCGCCGGTGCGCGGCGCTGGATATGCCCACTTTTTCAAGCAGCCCTGCATTGCGCGACAGCGGCTGGCGCTTGAGCCGCGCGTAGAACGCCAGCGTCTCGGCGCCGGTCATGGCCGGGTGCAGGGCCACTGTTTCGGGCAGGTAGCCGATGCGCGCGCGCTGCCGGGCGGCCGCGGGGCTGTGGGCGTCGTGCCCAAACAGCATCACGCGGCCCTGCGTGGGACGGATGAGGCCCAGGATCAGCTTGATCAGCGTGCTCTTGCCCGCGCCGTTGTGACCGGCCAGCGCCACGCATTCGCCTTCGCGCAGGTCCAGGTCCAGGACGCTGACCGCGCGGTGGGCGCCATAGTGTTTGCTGACGCCGGACAGCGTTACCAGTGCATTGCTCATTGGAGTACCTCGGCGCGTTTCGCGCCGTTCTGCCGGGCGGGGTTCATCAGCGGCGCGCTGTCGATGACGCCTCCCGGCAATATCGCGGGGAACTGCGACTGCGCCCAGCGCACCACCGAGATGGCCGGGCTGTTGAGCAGGATGCGCGCCGCCGGGGCGCGCCACAGCAATTGGTCGACCACGTCGTTCGGGCGGTAGGCCGTGTCGGCGATGCCGTCGCCATCCAGGTCGAAGGCCGTGTTGTCGCTCCAGTAGTTGCCGCGTCCCTCGTCCGACCACTCCAGCACGCGCGTGCCCACGTACTTGACCTGGTTGCGGTTGTTGATGAACGCGTTGCCGGAGATCCGGTTTCCCTCGGAGCCCGCCGTGAAGTGGATGCCGATGTCGCAGTTGGAGAAATGGTTGTCCGCAAAGCGGTTCTTGTTGGCGTTGTAGATGAATACGCACTTGCCGGCGCCATCCACGGTATTGCCCGAGATGTCCGAGTTGTTGGCGTAGTTCATCATCAGGCCCTGTTCGACGTTGTCCAGCGCCACGTTGTCCGTGACGACGAGCCGGTGCGAATACATGATGGCGTAGCCGATGTCGTTGCGCGTGGCCGCGTTGCCGCTGATTTCGCTGTCGTTGGTGTACATGTAATGCACGCCATAGCGCAGGTCATGGAGCCGGTTGCCGATGAACCGGTTCTGCTTGCTGGTGTTCACGAAGATGCCGTCGCGGCCGGCGGAGATGTCGTTGTCGACCACCGCGCTGCCCGGCGTATTCCACAAGGACACGCCATTGCCGCGCTCCGCCACGCGCAACTCCTGGTTGCCCACGATGCGGTTGCCGCGCACCAGCGCGTCCCGCGGGCCCCACACGTAGACGCCGAACAGGTTGTCCAGGATGTCGTTGCGTTCCACCACGGCGCGGTGCGCCGTACGGTCCAGGAAGATGCCCGCGTCCATCGCGGGCAGGTCCAGGCCTGAGCGCGTGACGGTCAGGTTGCGCAGCGCCACGTCGGCGGCCTGCACCCACAGCGTGCGTCCGTTGCGCGTGCCCTCGATGATGGCGCTGCGGTCCCGCGGTCCTTCCAGGGTCAGGGGCTTGTCGATGACGATGGCGCCGGCGTAGGACCCCGGCGCCAGCCGCAGCGTGTCGCCGGGCTGCGCCGCGGCGACGGCCTGCGCCAGATCCGCGCCCGCCTCGATTTCAATGGTGGCCGCCGCGGCGGCCCCGTGCAGGGCCGGCCCGAAGCCCGCCAGCACGAGGCCAACCGCGGCCCGCACCGCGCTTCGCAAGGTTGCGATGACAGCCATGGATCTTTACGCGGATTTCTTGGGATGCACGATCATCTGGCCGGACATTTCCATGTGCAGCGCGTGGCAGAACCACTGGCAGTAGTACCAGTACACGCCCGGCCGGTCGGCCTTGAACGTGACGGACGAGGTGGCCTGGGGCCCGATCTCCATGGCGATGCCGTGGCCTTCCAGCGTGAAGCCGTGCGTCAGGTCTTCGATCACCTCCATGTTGGTCACGAACACCGTGACCTCGTCGCCCTGGTTCACCTCGAACTGCTTCAGGCTGAACATGGGCGCGACGGCCATCATGTATACGCGGACCTTGTTGCCGTCGCGCACCACCTTGGCGGCGTCTTCCAGCGTCACCCCGTCCTTCTTGGCGATCTGGCGGGCGTCTTCCCACATGGGGTCGTCGCGCTTCCAGACGCTGACCGGGTTGATCTTGGAACGGTGCACCAGGCACATGTCGTGCGGCTCGGCGAAGCTGGGGCCGTCATGCACGAGCTTCATCTCGTCGCCCGAGATGTCGATGAGCTGGTCGTTCTCGGGCTTGAGCGGACCCACGTTCAGGAACCGGTCCTTCGAGAACTTGTTCAGCGACACCAGCCACTTGCCGTCGGCTTCCTTGGTTTCGCCCATCGTGGAGTGGTTGTGGCCCGGCTGGTAGTGCACGTCCAGCTTCTGGATGATCGGGTCGACCTTTTCGCCCTGGTAGGCGCGCTTGGCCTTATCGATGTTCCACTTGACCATCTGGCTGTCGATGAACAGCG includes:
- a CDS encoding mechanosensitive ion channel family protein, whose product is MDEAVKEFYVWAPRLMDMGINLLVALLILGIGWWVSSLLGGWVRRAATRSPKIDPTIVPMFATTVIWAVRIFTVIAVLARFGVQTASLIAVLGAAGLAVGLALQGTLQNIAAGIMLLILRPIRAGEYIALSSGADGTVEEVGLFLTRLIQGDGIHLTLPNSTVWNATITNYSRNKTRRLDIPVPVRYGDDLDAVVKKLQQIVDARPDALKDPAPQVKVFDYKENGVTVNVRVWAESSKYWDLRWDLYQEIRRSLEEAGFQAPIPLREIQNPKAGAAAS
- a CDS encoding IclR family transcriptional regulator, with the protein product MQDSDTAAAGPRTLRRGLAVLAALRDQGPDGLSVTDIARLTGIQRPTIYRLLAALLDAGLVLPVAGTKKYRAQLAVDPDTRSRDPRVRQLLPVLRRLADRTGDAVFLVVRDEDDSISLHREIGSYPVQILATYAGKRQPLGVGSGGMALLAALPDDLARGIVERNSGRLDEYGGMTPQEMFRLIENTRARGYSVVGNHAVRGALGVGCALLDAHGAPLLAVSVTAIIDRMPAQRQREIAGWIKSELARLATPA
- a CDS encoding tripartite tricarboxylate transporter substrate binding protein; amino-acid sequence: MTTGQKPGLRRIAATLLATAASAFAMGSAHAAYPDKPVRIVVGFSAGGTTDVIARIMAKELTETLGQSFVVENKPGAGSNIATDYVQRAAPDGYTLLFVAVTSAINQTLYKNVSFDLTKDFAPVALGAKVPNILVVNPQVPVKSVKELVDYAKKNPGKLAFASSGSGTSIHMAGELFKMKAGIDVLHVPYKGSAPAMTDLIGGQVQFMFDNMPSAWPHAQSGKLRALAVTTKERSTSAPDLPTMQESGFEGFDVSSWFGLLAPAGTPPEVITKLNAAMQKALDNPAVKTSYEKLGAVGVKTTPAEFGQFIKSEVDGWAPVVKASGAKVD
- a CDS encoding RNA methyltransferase, with amino-acid sequence MTQAFSRVRFVMVNPSHPGNVGSAARAIKTMGFSELVLVEPKFADVTTQPEAVALASGALDVLENARIYPTLEEALAPVTLAFALTARVRDLGPPPCDIRQAADLACEHLAGTAEGVAAVVLGTERAGLTNAQIALCHRICHIPANPEYSSLNVAQALQLAAWEVRYALLADAGAELLPRSTAQEPARGAAPASSEAVQAFLAHWEEALVGVQFLDPAHPKKLMPRMRHLYSRLSLTRDEVDMMRGVCTAMLNAAKKK
- a CDS encoding inositol monophosphatase family protein, giving the protein MHPMLNIAIKAARRAGTIINRASMDLERLSVARKGPRDYVTEVDRAAEESIVETLHAAYPDHAVLGEEFGLQGPDQAEFQWIIDPLDGTTNFIHGLPNYAVSIALTQRGQVTQAVIYDPSRNELFTASRGSGTFLNDRRVRVSGRTRYHDALLGAHWPNAGDPETGSQRFRQMAEGATGVRRLGSTVLDLAYVATGRLDGFCGVGLKPWDLAAGSLMVLEAGGLVADFDGEQGWMDSGNVLAASPKIFTQMLATLNPPSAA
- a CDS encoding FAD:protein FMN transferase; protein product: MTHPNRRRFIGIVAASSVLALAPSLLRRAHAAIAPTRWQGVALGADAELRLYHPDRRAAEQLIDRALRELRRLEGVFSLYREDSALSILNRQGFLAAPPADLVRLLSESRHYAEVTDGLFDPSVQPLWRVYADHFAQPGASPDGPAPADVARALAHVSYRNIDVDPQRIRLRPGMALTLNGIAQGYITDRVTDLLRSAGLERALVDLGEIRGLDASARAEGWRVGLADPLSPDRILAQVPVSNQALATSGGYGTPLDAAGRHSHLFDPHSGRASPRYRSVSVMASTATAADALSTAFSNMPLARIETLVRALGVRAWMVLPDGKLIAQGGGA
- a CDS encoding nitrous oxide reductase accessory protein NosL, whose product is MTPQRLASLLVLAVALSACGGEDTAAPPPAPQAVSADAVGHYCGMTLQDHAGPKGQIFVKGRAAPVWFSSIKQVFAYTLLPEEPKGLAAIYVNDMAAAGPDGAADLRVWVEARLAFYVIGSSFVGGMGAEDAMPFSDPAQAQAFAQTHGGRVVRFADVPEDYVFAQ
- a CDS encoding ABC transporter permease produces the protein MNAVSTIIGKEIRDGLRNRWVLATSLLLAALALALGLLGSAPTGAVKVDPLTVTVVSLSSLSIFLVPLIAMLLAYDAIVGEVDRGTMALLLSYPVSRGQVIMGKFIGHLAILAIATGAGYGSAGLALQWVYGGMDAGAWRPFAMLIGASVLLGASFLAMGYLISTLVRERATAAGIALGVWLFFVVIYDMGLLGVLAADQGRHVTPGLLNALLLANPSDVYRLLNLTGFENISMYSGMAGVSDQAQLPLPLLVAAQLLWIAVPFGLAAVCFRRKQL
- a CDS encoding ABC transporter ATP-binding protein, encoding MSNALVTLSGVSKHYGAHRAVSVLDLDLREGECVALAGHNGAGKSTLIKLILGLIRPTQGRVMLFGHDAHSPAAARQRARIGYLPETVALHPAMTGAETLAFYARLKRQPLSRNAGLLEKVGISSAAHRRVGGYSKGMRQRLALAQALLGEPRILLFDEPTTGLDPASRLTFYEIVHELRASGATILLSTHALSELAGHADRIVVMKAGVKIADGAMSALRRDTGLPIRISVSLCQPGAAAPSPAWRPVEPGRYELLCHEADKVDAIRSIGAIASPIRDLDIQVPGLDDIYAHLLEREDA
- a CDS encoding nitrous oxide reductase family maturation protein NosD, producing MAVIATLRSAVRAAVGLVLAGFGPALHGAAAAATIEIEAGADLAQAVAAAQPGDTLRLAPGSYAGAIVIDKPLTLEGPRDRSAIIEGTRNGRTLWVQAADVALRNLTVTRSGLDLPAMDAGIFLDRTAHRAVVERNDILDNLFGVYVWGPRDALVRGNRIVGNQELRVAERGNGVSLWNTPGSAVVDNDISAGRDGIFVNTSKQNRFIGNRLHDLRYGVHYMYTNDSEISGNAATRNDIGYAIMYSHRLVVTDNVALDNVEQGLMMNYANNSDISGNTVDGAGKCVFIYNANKNRFADNHFSNCDIGIHFTAGSEGNRISGNAFINNRNQVKYVGTRVLEWSDEGRGNYWSDNTAFDLDGDGIADTAYRPNDVVDQLLWRAPAARILLNSPAISVVRWAQSQFPAILPGGVIDSAPLMNPARQNGAKRAEVLQ